Within the Ranitomeya imitator isolate aRanImi1 chromosome 8, aRanImi1.pri, whole genome shotgun sequence genome, the region ttaacacaatgtgaacctggccttacagtGATAGCTTGTTACAGTTACTTCTGACGTCCTTTCAGTCAGGTGTTGCAGTCACAAGATAGCGGATCGAGACTGAAGTGGCGCCGGGAACAGCTGAAGATGGCAGGTGGTGAGTATAAGACTAAGGTCAGAGAACTTTAGAGTAATGGCACCATTTCAGTTCTAAAATATAATAAAATGCTGTAGTGGTTCTTTAATGGCTTTCCAAGTGGTATAGGCTTTAAGAGGTTAACCCTTGAAGTGCGTGGTGGGgtatatatacttacaagtttaTTAAGAAGACTATAATCATAATACACAACTCCCaatagaaatgcaaaaaaaaacacaagccaaaaatgtatttaaaaaaatatttattaactTAACAGTTTTATACATTTAAATACACAAAAATCAATGTATTTACCAGAAATACAATGTATACATTGCACACAGCCATCTCTGCATACAGATATCGTACAGATGTAAAGGTACTATAATGGGGTCGCTGCCCACGCTCCAAACAAATTCAACAAGTGTCTGTTTCCTGTTTGCTGAGGCCCTGAGTCCAGGAATGTGGCTCACATTATACATCGTTTCCTATTTCCTCACATTCTTCTTGCTATAGTAATTGGATACCATTATTACTACCGCTAATATACTTGGCAGCCTCCAAGTCTCAAGTCTCAAGACCATTTCCTGATGATTGACCAATTAGTCTTCTACCTCGCCAATTGAAAATAACAATTTCTTTCCTggcagtaggaaaaaaaaaaacaattgcggaaGGATGTGACACTTATCAGTCCAGACACATAGCACAAACATGGAGACAAAAGATAGGGATCGCAGTGAGACTTCTGGAGTCTCCTGGAGAAGATGGTGTCAGTCCTGGAAATATCCCCATGCTAATAATGGATTAGAGGCGTCAGCTTGTGTAAGCACCATCACATCATGGCGGATTacggatgagaataaggagccacaGATTCTTAAACTCATTTTGGATCTTCTTTTGGGTCCCCAACATGATGGATTCAACTTAGAAGCCTTTGCTCTCCGATCAGTGCCCAGTCTCCAGAATACATGGCGTGGGGTGATGTCAGGAACCAGGTGGAGGTTCATCTACTGTGACCTCGATGATGTCACTTCCATCAGATTGTTCATTCCGCTTCATGTAAAAGATATTTTTAATTTCCTAATTGATGACTGTGCTAGGACTTGCTGATAGAGGGGTGATTTTAGGAAACGTGGGTAAGAGTCCTTCTCCATTAATACTCTGGTGTGTTCCTGTGCCGCGTCGAAACAATTTCGAGAGGCGACTGCTACTTGCTGACGTGTGAATTCTCTGGTCTGGTGATCAATATTCACCTATAAGGGAGAAAACACAAAGACGTTACATTGTGAGACTTCGATGTGGAGCAAACAATTCTGCAGAGCTGAGCATGGATTGCATGGCCTGACAATGCGATAGGTGGACTTGCAATTCTATTTTACACCGCACATAGCACATAGAGATGTGAATCCGCAGAACACAAAGCATAGAACATTCCAGCACTAGATCTACACCAGCGCAGTGCTTCGAGCCCATACTATGAGCTGCTTTTCATTCAACCAAATCCTGGAGGTTAGATTCACACATCGCGGATTTGGTGCGGATTTTCCATACCTAAAATCCACCGCATTGTACAGTAACAGCAAAGAGTTTTAATCTCATCCACATTCTTGGTGCAGAATCTGctcagactatttttttttttaaatgtcaatttttttttgtgcagaattaGAGTGAATTTTACCCTTTGCCATGAAAATAAAACAGCTGCATGTAACAAGCGCGGATTCTGCTGCTATGGAAAAATCCACACCAAATAAACCCTAAGATTACATTCCCACAATGACtttttttatgtaaaaacaaaaatgcaagtaacctattttacttaatgggtgcagaaaatctgcaccaaaacctCATCatatgggaacgtagccttagaagtcTCTCTGTATTGATTCTATTCTATGTGCAAAATCCTACATTTCGGAAATCAATTCTGCTTTAAACATTCCTTTGCTAAGTTATCTGTTTTATTGCATTTCAGATGCCTAAATGGACAGTCTTAAATGCATTCTGTTGTTCCCTGTTGTCAGCCACTTCAGGCTTGGACTTTAACAAGGTAAATGGTGGAACGTCCAGGAAACTTCTACCCCCATGACTTATAATAAATGATATTATTAGGATGTGTAATATTCCCGTGGCGACTATTTCGCTCTACCGTTCCAGGATATTTGGGATTCCGCTGCAGGAgcctcatttttttttgttatcatGACTAATGATAGCTCATTTCCTACCTCTCTTGGGGCTCCGGTCTGCAGGAATTCCTGAAATATGAACTGAGCTTTTCCAGGAAGTTTATTCGCCGAAGGCGTCTTTTTGTAGTCTTCACAGGCGACCCAGAACTCCAGGTTCTCCTCGCTGAATTCTGTCTTCAGGAAGGTGCGAAAAGCCGACAGACCATCTATAGAAACAGGCAAAGGGCAAGACCTTAGATAATGACTTCCATCACTCCTTTCCTTGATACATTTTACGTGTTTTACCCCTATAGGACTAATGGCTATTTTTCACACTGTATCATAATACTATATAAAATAACATAGTGCGatattatttatttcattatttctaTGGCACCTTCTACATGTAGACGGCACTCATGCATTTTCTTAACCCCCCCTGAAACATTTTATTCTGAAAATCTCACCTTTGCTGCTAAGCAGTTGATTGAAAGATTCTTTCCATTTCATGGCTTCTTTCGTACAGTTTCTGGGAAGAGAGAGGAATAAAGTTCGCATTGATACAGAATCCTTAATAACATGATTAATCATTAATTTTGCTTGTTTTTTGTCGAGCCAAGACTTGCAAGGACTAAACCGAGCGGCATGAAAAGAATCAACAGCCGAGCTGACGCTTTTCCAGCAGCGCTGTGTATATCTTCAGAGCATATACAATGACTTCATAGCGTTCTACGCAGATGGGGGAGAATTAACCCACGCACATCCTAGTCAGTTATGAACGGCGCTACAACAAagcccactccatctgcagctgccgagAGCATGGAATGACCCGCTGCACATGTacgagatcagtgatctgatgggaaataatcattttatttccatagcgccaacatattccgcagaactcTACAGTCCCGAGCGGAATCATTTCGTATGAGCGGATCATTCTCAGTCGATTGTAGCATCCATTTTCTGCATGCCTCAGTCCTCATCTTACCTGTGATTGTCCTTCTTCTTGTACAAGCCGGAGGGCATGATCTTGTGCCCAACGTCCACTTTGTGAATGAAAGTGCCAATGGATGACCTTAGCTCCTTTGCTTTGTCACATAAAAAGGCATCTGGATTAAAGGAATTCAGGTACATCATTGTCCTCTGCGGGGTACGGATAGGTGTCGGGGTCTTCTCGTGTAAATCCCTAGCAGAAGATTATAATACTGATTCCCTGGCAGAAGGATCCTGCCTTATATCTGTGTGTGCACAAGGCTCAGCCCCTTGGTAGGAGGATCTGAGCGGAACAGGCAGGGGAGGAAAATAAGGCTGAAGAGGCTgaa harbors:
- the LOC138648211 gene encoding regulator of G-protein signaling 16-like, with product MMYLNSFNPDAFLCDKAKELRSSIGTFIHKVDVGHKIMPSGLYKKKDNHRNCTKEAMKWKESFNQLLSSKDGLSAFRTFLKTEFSEENLEFWVACEDYKKTPSANKLPGKAQFIFQEFLQTGAPREVNIDHQTREFTRQQVAVASRNCFDAAQEHTRVLMEKDSYPRFLKSPLYQQVLAQSSIRKLKISFT